The Meriones unguiculatus strain TT.TT164.6M chromosome 6, Bangor_MerUng_6.1, whole genome shotgun sequence genome has a window encoding:
- the Ucn2 gene encoding urocortin-2, with translation MTPEEAGIVPYHMMTRWARVMFMVLMLGRVLLVPGTPIPTFQLISQKHLETTPCSVAPESPSATTTGPSASWSNSKANPHRDTQITLSLDVPIGLLRILLEQARNKAARDQAATNAQILARVGRR, from the exons ATGACCCCTGAGGAAGCTGGCATTGTG CCTTACCACATGATGACCAGGTGGGCACGGGTGATGTTCATGGTCCTGATGTTGGGTAGGGTCCTGTTGGTCCCAGGGACCCCCATCCCCACCTTCCAGCTCATCTCTCAGAAACATCTGGAGACAACTCCCTGCTCTGTGGCTCCAGAGAGCCCTTCAGCCACTACCACAGGGCCCTCAGCTTCCTGGAGCAACTCTAAAGCCAACCCTCACCGGGACACACAGATCACACTCTCCCTGGATGTCCCCATTGGCCTCCTGCGGATCTTACTGGAGCAGGCCCGGAACAAGGCTGCCAGGGATCAGGCTGCCACCAATGCCCAAATACTAGCCCGTGTTGGCCGCCGCTGA